The Enterobacter huaxiensis sequence TTCACTTCTTCATTGCGGAGTACAACGAGGCGCAGCGAACTCACCGGGGCGGCGGGGTTGAGGATGAAGATATCGACGTGCTGGAAATCCCATTCACTCAGGCGCTTGCGATGGTGAAAAGTGGGGAGATCAGGGACGGTAAAGCAGTGATATTGCTGCAGTACTTACAAACAACCGGCCTGATGAATACCGCCTTCGAACGGCAGTAGTTTATATTTCGGATAAATCTATCCGATAAATCCGATTGAGCAAGCCCGGTTGTAACACGAAGATACTGCCCAGTTTGACGTTTTCGCTTCCGGGATTGTGCCATTCATGCGCCAGTGCGTTTTTATTCTCCTCCTGTTTTGTGCGTTACCCGCGCCGCTGGCGTGGGCAGCACCCGCCCAGCAGTCATTCTCTGACTGGCAGGTTACCTGCAATAACCAGAATTTTTGCGTTGCGCGCAATACCGGGGAACACCTTGGCCTGGTCATGAGCCTGAGCCGCAGCGCCGGGGCGAAAACGGATGCCACGCTGCGCATCGAGCTGGGAGGGCTGGACGCCCCTCCGGTGAAAGAGCCGGACATCGCCCCCCGGCTGCTGCTGGACAACGTGCCGATAAAACTGGAGCCACACCGCTGGCAGTTAACCCCCTGGCACCTGAAGACCGACGATGCCGCTACCATCACCGCGTTTTTGAAAAACATCCAGGAAGGTAACGCGCTGACCCTGCGCGATGGAAAACAGATTATCTCGCTGGACGGCCTGAAGGCTGCCCTGTTGTTTATCGATGCTCAGCAAAAACGCGTCGGAAGTGAAACCGCCTGGATTAAGAAGGGGGACAGCCCGCCGCTGAGCGTGCCGCCAGCTCCCCCACTGAAAGAGGTGGCGGTGGTCAATCCGACGCCGACGCCGCTGACGCACGATGAGCTGAATGACCTGCTGGATTACGGCACCTGGCGCATGAACAACAGCCAGTGCTCGCTGGACCCGAGCCGGCGCGAAGTGCGCGTCACCGCGTTAACCGACGACAAGGCGCTGCTGATCGTCAGCTGTGAAGCGGGCGCGTATAACACCGTTGATCTGGCATGGATAGTGTCGCGCAAAAAAGCGTTTGCTGCCCGCAGCGTCAGGCTGCGCCTGCCGTTTACCCCATCCAGTGAAAGCAGCGACATGGAGCTGATGAACGCCAAATTCGACGAGAAAGCGCGGGAGCTGACCACCCTTGCATTAGGGCGCGGGATTGGCGACTGCGGCATCCAGACGCGCTGGCGTTTTGACGGCCAGCGCTTCCGTCTGGTGCGTTACGCAGAAGAGCCAAGCTGCGATGGCTGGAATGGGCCAGATGCCTGGCCCACGCTGTGGATCACGCGGTAGTTTTGCCGGGTGGCGGCTACGCCTTACCCGGCCTACGTTTCGGACCATGTAGGCCCGGTAAGCGTAGCGCCACCGGGCACGCTGGCCGGACTAGATCACGCTCAGCGCCTTCTCCACCACGTTCTCAACGGTGAAGCCGAAGTACGGGAACAGCTTGTCGGCAGGAGCCGATTCACCGTAACCGCGCATGCCGACAATCGCCCCTTTCAGCCCGACATATTTGTACCAGTAGTCGGCAATACCCGCTTCCACCGCCACGCGCGCCGCGACGTTAGAAGGCAGAACCGATTCCCGATACGCCTCGTCCTGCGCGTCGAAGATGTCCGTTGAGGGCAGGGAAACCACGCGCACGGCGTGTCCTTCGGCAGTCAGCTTCTCTGCCGCCTTTACGGTGATCTCAATTTCGGAACCGGTCGCAATCAGGATAACGTCCGGCTTGCCGCCGCTGTCCTTCAGGATATACCCGCCGCGGGCGATATTTTTAACCTGCTCCGGCGTGCGCTCAATCTGCGCCAGATTCTGACGCGACAGGATCAGCGCAGTTGGGCCGGTATGCCGTTCCACCGCCAGCTTCCAGCCGACCGCCGCTTCTACCTGATCGCACGGGCGCCAGGTGCTGAAGTTTGGCGTCAGGCGCAGGCTTGCCAGCTGTTCAACCGCCTGGTGCGTAGGTCCATCTTCGCCCAGCCCGATGGAGTCGTGGGTGTAGACCATAATCTGCCGCGCCTTCATCAGCGCCGCCATGCGCGCCGCGTTACGGGCGTACTCGACAAACATCAGGAAGGTGGCGGTGTACGGTACAAAGCCGCCGTGGTGGGCGATACCGTTGGCAATCGCGGTCATACCGAACTCGCGTACGCCGTAGTGGATGTAGTTCCCGGCGATATCCTCTTTAAGCGATTTCGAGCCGGACCAGATGGTCAGGTTGCTCGGGGCCAGATCCGCCGAGCCGCCCAGCAGCTCGGGCAGGATAGGGCCAATCGCGTTCAGGGTATTTTGCGACGCCTTGCGGGTAGCGATTTTCGCCGGGTTGGACTGCAGGTTTTCAATCAGCGCCTGGGTTTTATCCTCCCAGTCTTCCGGCAGTCCGCCGCTCATGCGGCGGGTAAACTCGGCGGCCAGGTCCGGGTGCGCTTTTTTGTAGGCGGAAAACTTCTCGTTCCATGACTGCTGCGCTTTTTCACCCGTTTCGCGGGCGTCCCAGGCTTTATAGATCTCTTTCGGGATCTCGAACGGCGGGTGCTTCCAGCCCAGCTTCTGCCGGGTCAGCGCCACTTCCTCTTCGCCCAGCGCCGCGCCGTGCGCCTCTTCTTTACCCGCTTTGTTCGGCGAGCCGAAGCCGATGGTGGTACGGCAGATAATCAGGGAGGGTTTATCCTTCACGCTCTGCGCTTCCTGTATCGCTTTTTTCACCGCCTCAGGATCGTGCCCGTCAATTTCATGCACCACGTGCCAGTGGTAGGCCTCGAAGCGTTTCGCCGTGTCGTCGGTAAACCAGCCTTCGGTTTCGCCGTCGATGGAAATGCCGTTGTGATCGTAGAAGCCGATCAGCTTGCCCAGCCCCAGCGTGCCCGCCAGCGAGCAGACCTCGTGAGAGATCCCTTCCATCAGACAGCCGTCACCCATAAATACATAGGTGTAGTGGTCAACAATTTCGTGTTCCGGCTGGTTGAACTGCGCGGCCAGCGTGCGTTCGGCAATCGCCAGCCCGACGGCATTCGCCAGACCCTGGCCCAGCGGGCCGGTGGTAGTTTCCACGCCCGGCGTATAGCCAAGCTCCGGGTGACCCGGCGTTTTAGAGTGCAGCTGGCGGAAGTTTTTCAGCTCTTCAAGCGGCAGATCGTAGCCTGAAAGATGCAGCAGGCTGTAGAGCAGCATTGAGGCGTGGCCGTTAGAGAGAATGAAGCGGTCTCGGTCATACCAGGTGGGATCGGTCGGGTTATGCTTCAGGAAGTCGTTCCACAGCACTTCGGCAATGTCTGCCATGCCCATGGGGGCGCCAGGGTGGCCGGAATTGGCTTTTTGCACGGCATCCATGCTGAGGGCGCGAATGGCATTGGCGAGCTCTTTACGGGACATAGTTCACTCCATGGCAAGGTTAAAGTTTGGCGGCAAGAAGGTCTTCAAGTTTGCGCTGATCGACGGCGAACTGGCGGATGCCGTCCGCGAGCTTGTCGACGGCCATTGCGTCCTGATTATGCTCCCAGCGGAACTCCGCTTCCGTCATGGCTTTGGGTTTTGGCAATACGGTTGAGGTGGGCACCAGCTTGCGGACCACCGTTTCGTCGCTGTCCTGCAGCTTTTTCAGCAGGTCAGGGGAGATGGTCAGGCGGTCGCAGCCCGCGAGCGCCAGGATCTGCTCGGTGCGGCGGAAGCTCGCCCCCATCACGATGGTTTCGTAGCGATGCTGCTTATAGTAGTCGTAGATATTACGAACCGATTTCACGCCCGGGTCTTCGTCCACCACGTACGGGTCCATCGGCTGCTTCGCCTGATACCAGTCGTAGATGCGCCCGACGAAAGGCGATACGAGGAACACGCCCGCTTCGGCGCAGGCGCGCGCCTGGGCAAACGAGAACAGCAGCGTCAGGTTGCAGTGGATCCCCTCTTTTTCCAGCACCTCGGCGGCGCGTATGCCTTCCCAGGTGGACGCCAGCTTGATCAAAATACGGGATTTGTCGATCCCCTGCTCCTGGTAAAGTTCGACCAGGCGGCGAGCCTTGTTAATGCTCTTTTCCCGATCGAATGACAGGCGGGCATCGACTTCGGTTGAGACCCGCCCCGGGATGCTTTTCAGAATTTCCGCACCGATATTTACCGCCAGTTTGTCGCTGGCCTCGGCAACCTGCTGCTCCTGAGTCCTGCCGCGCTGTTTGCCATAGGCAATGGCGTCATCGATCAGGTGGCTGAAATGATCTAGCCCGGCCGCTTTCAGCAGCAGCGACGGGTTAGTGGTCGCATCCTCGGGCTGATAGTGCCGAATGGACTCGATATCGCCGCTGTCGGCGACCACGGTGGTGAATTGTTTGATGCCGTCTAGCTGGTTCATAAATAATTACTCCTTGGAAATAAAAGAGTTAGTCGAGTGCGTTAGTTCACACTTCTGCGAAAATCATGATGGACTTAACAAAAAAGCATAGCAGACGGGGGAGGCATTGCTTTCTGAGACGGGTAACATGGTTGTTATAAATTGATAACAATTTTTGCTCTGCAATGGTGAGAGTTTGGCAACCTTCAAAGTTTAGACGGCCGCCTGCGGCGATACTATGCGGCACTCCGGGGTGTGCATAGGAACGTCAACATCACCCTTTTTGACCGAAACGTGAAAGGAATAACAAGATGGATGATCAGTTAAAACAAAGTGCCCTCGATTTTCACGAGTTCCCTGTCCCAGGCAAAATTCAGGTCTCCCCAACCAAACCCCTGGCGACCCAGCGCGATCTGGCGCTGGCCTACTCGCCGGGCGTGGCAGCTCCGTGTCTTGAGATCGAAAAAGACCCGCTCGCCGCCTATAAATACACCGCGCGCGGCAACCTCGTGGCGGTTATCTCTAACGGCACGGCGGTGCTGGGGCTGGGCAATATTGGCGCGCTGGCCGGTAAGCCGGTGATGGAAGGGAAGGGGGTTCTGTTCAAGAAATTCGCCGGTATCGACGTGTTTGATATTGAAGTGGACGAGCTGGATCCTGACAAATTCATCAACGTGGTGGCCGCGCTGGAGCCGACCTTCGGCGGTATTAACCTGGAAGACATTAAAGCGCCGGAATGTTTCTACATCGAGCAGAAGCTGCGCGAGCGTATGAACATTCCCGTGTTCCATGATGACCAGCACGGCACGGCGATCATCAGCACCGCCGCCATTCTTAACGGCCTGCGCGTGGTGGAGAAGAACCTCTCCGACGTGCGCATGGTGGTGTCCGGCGCGGGGGCAGCGGCGATTGCCTGTATGAACCTGCTGGTGGCGCTGGGCATGCAGAAGCACAACATTGTGGTCTGCGACTCCAAAGGGGTTATCTATAAAGACCGCGAGCCGAACATGGCGGAAACCAAGGCGGCGTATGCGGTAGATGACGACGGTAAACGCACGCTGGACGACGTGATCGACGGCGCGGATATCTTCCTCGGCTGTTCAGGCCCGAAAGTGCTGACCCAGGAGATGGTGCAGAAGATGGCGCGCGCGCCACTGATTCTGGCGCTGGCCAACCCGGAGCCGGAAATTCTGCCGCCGCTGGCGAAAGCGGTGCGTGAAGACGCCATTATCTGTACCGGACGTTCGGACTACCCGAACCAGGTTAACAACGTGCTCTGCTTCCCGTTCATCTTCCGCGGCGCGCTGGACGTCGGCGCAACGGCAATCAACGAAGAGATGAAGCTCGCTGCCGTTCACGCGATTGCCGAGCTGGCCCACGCCGAGCAGAGCGAAGTGGTGGCGTCCGCGTACGGCGATCAGGATCTGAGCTTCGGACCGGACTACATCATTCCGAAACCGTTCGACCCGCGCCTGATCGTCAAAATTGCGCCAGCCGTGGCCAAAGCGGCGATGGACTCCGGCGTGGCGACGCGTCCGATTCAGGACTTCGATGCCTACGTGGATAAGCTCACCGAGTTTGTCTACAAAACTAATCTGTTCATGAAGCCGATCTTCTCTCAGGCGCGCGCCGACGCAAAACGCGTGGTGCTGGCAGAAGGGGAAGAGGTGCGCGTGCTGCACGCCACGCAGGAGCTGATCA is a genomic window containing:
- a CDS encoding DUF1176 domain-containing protein, giving the protein MRQCVFILLLFCALPAPLAWAAPAQQSFSDWQVTCNNQNFCVARNTGEHLGLVMSLSRSAGAKTDATLRIELGGLDAPPVKEPDIAPRLLLDNVPIKLEPHRWQLTPWHLKTDDAATITAFLKNIQEGNALTLRDGKQIISLDGLKAALLFIDAQQKRVGSETAWIKKGDSPPLSVPPAPPLKEVAVVNPTPTPLTHDELNDLLDYGTWRMNNSQCSLDPSRREVRVTALTDDKALLIVSCEAGAYNTVDLAWIVSRKKAFAARSVRLRLPFTPSSESSDMELMNAKFDEKARELTTLALGRGIGDCGIQTRWRFDGQRFRLVRYAEEPSCDGWNGPDAWPTLWITR
- the tkt gene encoding transketolase; this encodes MSRKELANAIRALSMDAVQKANSGHPGAPMGMADIAEVLWNDFLKHNPTDPTWYDRDRFILSNGHASMLLYSLLHLSGYDLPLEELKNFRQLHSKTPGHPELGYTPGVETTTGPLGQGLANAVGLAIAERTLAAQFNQPEHEIVDHYTYVFMGDGCLMEGISHEVCSLAGTLGLGKLIGFYDHNGISIDGETEGWFTDDTAKRFEAYHWHVVHEIDGHDPEAVKKAIQEAQSVKDKPSLIICRTTIGFGSPNKAGKEEAHGAALGEEEVALTRQKLGWKHPPFEIPKEIYKAWDARETGEKAQQSWNEKFSAYKKAHPDLAAEFTRRMSGGLPEDWEDKTQALIENLQSNPAKIATRKASQNTLNAIGPILPELLGGSADLAPSNLTIWSGSKSLKEDIAGNYIHYGVREFGMTAIANGIAHHGGFVPYTATFLMFVEYARNAARMAALMKARQIMVYTHDSIGLGEDGPTHQAVEQLASLRLTPNFSTWRPCDQVEAAVGWKLAVERHTGPTALILSRQNLAQIERTPEQVKNIARGGYILKDSGGKPDVILIATGSEIEITVKAAEKLTAEGHAVRVVSLPSTDIFDAQDEAYRESVLPSNVAARVAVEAGIADYWYKYVGLKGAIVGMRGYGESAPADKLFPYFGFTVENVVEKALSVI
- the tal gene encoding transaldolase, producing the protein MNQLDGIKQFTTVVADSGDIESIRHYQPEDATTNPSLLLKAAGLDHFSHLIDDAIAYGKQRGRTQEQQVAEASDKLAVNIGAEILKSIPGRVSTEVDARLSFDREKSINKARRLVELYQEQGIDKSRILIKLASTWEGIRAAEVLEKEGIHCNLTLLFSFAQARACAEAGVFLVSPFVGRIYDWYQAKQPMDPYVVDEDPGVKSVRNIYDYYKQHRYETIVMGASFRRTEQILALAGCDRLTISPDLLKKLQDSDETVVRKLVPTSTVLPKPKAMTEAEFRWEHNQDAMAVDKLADGIRQFAVDQRKLEDLLAAKL
- the maeB gene encoding NADP-dependent oxaloacetate-decarboxylating malate dehydrogenase, with product MDDQLKQSALDFHEFPVPGKIQVSPTKPLATQRDLALAYSPGVAAPCLEIEKDPLAAYKYTARGNLVAVISNGTAVLGLGNIGALAGKPVMEGKGVLFKKFAGIDVFDIEVDELDPDKFINVVAALEPTFGGINLEDIKAPECFYIEQKLRERMNIPVFHDDQHGTAIISTAAILNGLRVVEKNLSDVRMVVSGAGAAAIACMNLLVALGMQKHNIVVCDSKGVIYKDREPNMAETKAAYAVDDDGKRTLDDVIDGADIFLGCSGPKVLTQEMVQKMARAPLILALANPEPEILPPLAKAVREDAIICTGRSDYPNQVNNVLCFPFIFRGALDVGATAINEEMKLAAVHAIAELAHAEQSEVVASAYGDQDLSFGPDYIIPKPFDPRLIVKIAPAVAKAAMDSGVATRPIQDFDAYVDKLTEFVYKTNLFMKPIFSQARADAKRVVLAEGEEVRVLHATQELITLGLAKPILIGRPSVIEMRIQKLGLQIKPGVDFEIVNNESDPRFKEYWNEYYAIMKRRGITQEQAQKAVISNTTVIGAIMVHRGEADALICGTIGDYHEHFSVVQEIFGYRDGVHTAGAMNALLLPSGNTFIADTYVNDDPTPDELAEITVMAAETVRRFGIEPKVALLSHSNFGSSKSAAACKMRQTLELVRERAPELMIDGEMHGDAALVESIRNERMPDSPLKGSANVLIMPNVEAARISYNLLRVSSSEGVTVGPVLMGVSKPVHVLTPIASVRRIVNMVALAVVEAQTQPL